The proteins below are encoded in one region of Sphingobacterium sp. R2:
- a CDS encoding carbon-nitrogen hydrolase: MSKVKVGVVQMSCTASKQENLEKAIAKVKEAAAKGAQIVCLQELFTSLYFCDVEDYDNFALAETIPGPSTDALSAIAKEAGVVIIASLFEKRAEGLYHNTTAVLDADGSYLGKYRKMHIPDDPAFYEKFYFTPGDLGYKVFKTQFGKIGILICWDQWYPEASRITALMGAEILFYPTAIGWATDQDEETNKDQYNAWQTIQRSHAVANGVPVVAVNRVGYEQNGAMKFWGGSFVTNGQGKLLYLASHDKEEIEVVELDLNESDYFRKHWPFLRDRRIETYSPITKRFIDED; this comes from the coding sequence ATGAGCAAAGTAAAAGTTGGAGTTGTACAGATGAGCTGTACCGCAAGCAAACAAGAGAATCTCGAAAAAGCTATCGCTAAAGTAAAAGAGGCCGCTGCAAAAGGTGCGCAAATCGTGTGTCTGCAAGAACTATTTACCTCTTTATATTTCTGCGATGTAGAAGATTATGACAATTTCGCATTGGCTGAAACCATCCCTGGTCCATCCACCGATGCACTATCGGCTATCGCCAAGGAAGCTGGAGTCGTCATTATCGCTTCATTATTTGAAAAAAGAGCCGAAGGACTTTACCATAATACAACCGCCGTATTAGATGCGGATGGCTCATATTTGGGGAAATATCGGAAAATGCATATTCCAGATGACCCCGCTTTTTATGAAAAATTCTATTTTACGCCGGGTGATCTAGGCTACAAAGTATTCAAAACACAATTTGGCAAAATAGGAATTTTAATCTGTTGGGATCAATGGTACCCTGAAGCATCTCGGATTACCGCCTTAATGGGCGCTGAAATTTTATTTTATCCTACGGCTATCGGATGGGCAACTGATCAGGACGAAGAAACTAACAAAGATCAGTATAACGCATGGCAAACCATACAACGCTCCCATGCAGTTGCTAACGGCGTTCCAGTGGTAGCTGTTAATCGTGTTGGATATGAACAAAATGGCGCCATGAAGTTCTGGGGCGGAAGTTTCGTAACAAATGGACAGGGAAAATTGCTTTACCTAGCTTCTCATGACAAAGAGGAAATTGAGGTCGTCGAATTGGACTTAAATGAATCGGATTATTTTAGAAAACACTGGCCATTTCTTCGGGACAGAAGAATTGAGACATACTCACCAATCACCAAACGTTTTATTGACGAAGACTAA
- a CDS encoding agmatine/peptidylarginine deiminase translates to MEQKNTFTQTYFDNSPKKQGFSFPPEWAKQEALWLSWPHKEESWPGKIETIYKPYCQFIKAVSESQKVRINVANEEMQNFAIQALKDVTKDFSNIEFYYNPTNDAWCRDHGPAFVINPSTNQKAVVDWGYNAWGGKYPPFELDDIVPTRIAQKLDLPLFSPDIVMEGGSVEFNGAGTIMTTTACLLNKNRNPHLTKEQIEIYLKEFYGQEQVLWLGDGIVGDDTDGHIDDITRFVNENTVLTVVEEDPSDENYQILQENLEMLRSFKLLNGESLHIIELPMPAPVIYDDTRLPASYANFYIANDVVVVPVFNDKNDQKALDIIQSCFPKRKVIGINSVDIIWGLGSFHCLSQQEPAII, encoded by the coding sequence ATGGAACAGAAAAATACATTTACGCAGACCTATTTTGACAATTCCCCCAAAAAACAGGGGTTTTCATTTCCTCCAGAATGGGCTAAGCAAGAGGCCTTATGGCTGAGCTGGCCACACAAAGAGGAATCATGGCCTGGAAAAATCGAAACGATATACAAACCTTATTGTCAATTCATTAAGGCCGTATCCGAAAGCCAAAAAGTAAGAATTAACGTCGCTAATGAGGAAATGCAAAATTTTGCTATACAGGCCCTCAAAGACGTGACGAAAGATTTTAGCAATATCGAATTCTATTACAATCCCACTAATGATGCTTGGTGTAGAGATCACGGCCCTGCTTTTGTTATTAATCCGTCAACAAATCAAAAAGCAGTGGTTGACTGGGGGTATAACGCGTGGGGTGGTAAATATCCGCCATTTGAACTTGACGACATCGTTCCAACTCGTATTGCCCAAAAATTGGATCTTCCTTTATTTAGCCCTGACATCGTCATGGAGGGAGGATCGGTTGAATTTAATGGTGCAGGAACAATTATGACAACAACGGCGTGCCTATTGAATAAAAACCGAAATCCGCACTTAACGAAAGAGCAAATAGAAATCTATTTAAAAGAATTTTACGGTCAAGAACAAGTGTTATGGCTTGGTGATGGTATCGTAGGAGACGATACAGATGGCCACATTGATGATATTACACGCTTCGTCAATGAAAATACAGTACTAACAGTTGTGGAAGAAGATCCTTCAGATGAGAATTACCAGATTCTTCAGGAAAACCTGGAAATGCTCCGTTCATTTAAACTCTTAAATGGAGAATCTCTGCATATTATTGAGCTCCCAATGCCCGCCCCTGTTATTTATGATGATACAAGATTACCCGCTTCTTATGCTAATTTCTATATCGCCAACGATGTTGTTGTTGTGCCAGTCTTCAACGACAAAAATGACCAAAAAGCACTGGACATTATCCAAAGCTGCTTTCCTAAACGTAAAGTCATTGGAATAAATTCGGTCGACATCATTTGGGGACTGGGAAGTTTCCACTGCCTGAGCCAGCAGGAACCAGCGATTATTTAA
- the proS gene encoding proline--tRNA ligase: MSKGITSRAEDYSQWYNELVIKADLAENSAVRGCMVIKPYGYAIWERMQAILDKRFKETGHSNAYFPLFIPKSFFSKEAAHVEGFATECAVVTHYRLKNDGTGKIVVDEEAKLEEELIVRPTSETIIWNTYRGWIESYRDLPILVNQWANVVRWEMRTRLFLRTAEFLWQEGHTAHATKEEAIAETERMLDVYAEFAEKILAVPVVRGRKTENERFAGALDTYCIEALMQDGKALQAGTSHFLGQNFAKAFDVKFTSKEGKLEHVWATSWGVSTRLMGALIMAHSDDQGLVLPPKLAPIQVVIVPIFKTEEEKAQIDVFVNQLTTELRVKDISVKYDDRDTQRPGFKFAEWELKGVPVRVAVGGRDMQNGTVELARRDTQTKETVAQEGLASTISTLLDTIQENIYQKALNFRTSHYTEVNSYEEFKEVLEGKGGFISCHWDGTTETEKRVKEETKATIRCIPLDAKDEQGVCIFTGKPSSRRVLFAKAY, from the coding sequence ATGAGTAAAGGAATAACAAGTCGTGCAGAAGATTATTCGCAATGGTATAATGAGCTTGTAATCAAAGCTGATCTGGCTGAAAATTCAGCTGTACGAGGATGTATGGTGATCAAGCCGTACGGATATGCTATCTGGGAAAGAATGCAGGCAATCTTAGACAAAAGATTTAAAGAGACTGGTCATAGCAACGCTTATTTCCCTTTATTCATTCCCAAATCGTTTTTTTCTAAAGAAGCAGCGCATGTGGAAGGTTTTGCTACAGAGTGCGCCGTGGTTACCCACTATAGGTTAAAGAACGATGGTACAGGTAAGATCGTCGTAGACGAAGAGGCGAAATTGGAGGAAGAGTTGATCGTGCGTCCAACTTCAGAAACGATTATATGGAATACTTATCGCGGATGGATTGAATCGTATCGTGATCTCCCTATTTTGGTCAATCAATGGGCAAATGTGGTGCGTTGGGAAATGCGAACACGTCTTTTCTTACGTACCGCTGAGTTTTTATGGCAGGAGGGGCATACTGCACATGCCACAAAAGAGGAAGCTATTGCGGAAACAGAACGTATGCTTGATGTATATGCTGAATTTGCAGAAAAGATTTTAGCTGTTCCCGTTGTCCGTGGAAGGAAAACAGAAAATGAACGTTTTGCGGGGGCATTGGATACCTATTGTATTGAGGCATTGATGCAAGATGGTAAAGCATTGCAAGCAGGGACATCCCATTTTCTTGGCCAAAACTTTGCCAAGGCATTTGATGTGAAATTTACGTCTAAAGAAGGCAAGTTAGAACATGTATGGGCAACTTCGTGGGGTGTTTCTACCCGACTCATGGGCGCATTGATTATGGCCCACTCCGACGATCAAGGGTTGGTATTGCCACCGAAATTGGCCCCGATTCAGGTTGTGATTGTTCCGATTTTTAAGACTGAGGAAGAAAAGGCGCAAATTGATGTATTTGTGAATCAGTTAACCACTGAACTGCGGGTGAAAGATATTTCGGTAAAATATGATGATCGCGATACACAGCGTCCGGGTTTTAAATTTGCTGAATGGGAATTAAAGGGAGTACCTGTTCGCGTCGCTGTCGGTGGAAGAGATATGCAAAATGGTACAGTAGAATTGGCCCGTCGTGATACACAAACGAAAGAAACTGTTGCTCAAGAGGGCCTAGCCAGTACGATTAGTACGTTATTGGATACAATACAAGAAAATATCTATCAAAAAGCATTGAATTTCAGAACTTCTCATTATACGGAAGTAAATTCTTATGAAGAATTTAAAGAAGTACTGGAAGGTAAAGGTGGCTTTATCTCCTGTCACTGGGATGGGACTACAGAAACGGAAAAGCGTGTAAAAGAAGAAACTAAAGCAACAATTCGTTGTATTCCTTTGGATGCAAAGGATGAGCAAGGGGTTTGTATATTTACCGGCAAACCTTCCAGTAGGCGTGTGCTTTTTGCTAAAGCTTATTAA
- a CDS encoding DUF1232 domain-containing protein, which produces MNSRIKNIATGLFERFRQRKITEEELSQAESKAKNLGSYVGDFKLLIAMCKDAITGKFKMNNWNLSIIIGTIIYVISPIDAIPDFIAVGGWIDDVAIVAYAIRKLSEEIERYKFERLNVEINN; this is translated from the coding sequence ATGAACAGTAGAATTAAGAATATTGCAACAGGTCTGTTTGAGCGCTTTAGACAACGTAAAATTACGGAGGAGGAGTTATCACAGGCGGAATCTAAGGCAAAAAACCTAGGTAGCTATGTTGGCGATTTTAAATTACTGATTGCGATGTGTAAAGATGCAATCACAGGTAAGTTTAAGATGAACAACTGGAATCTATCCATCATCATCGGAACGATCATTTATGTGATTTCTCCGATAGATGCGATCCCTGATTTTATTGCTGTTGGCGGCTGGATCGATGATGTTGCCATCGTAGCTTATGCCATCCGTAAGTTGTCGGAGGAGATAGAACGCTATAAGTTCGAAAGATTGAACGTTGAAATAAATAATTAA
- a CDS encoding uridine kinase, translating to MNNKPYVLGIAGSSGSGKTFFLNSFLKHFKPSEVTLISQDDYYIPANTKTQEENRLYNFDIPTSIDRQAFYKDIKALFNGETIHKEEYTFNNPALTPKILEIKPAPILIIEGLFIFYYTEINDLINHKIFLSADQDIALRRRLHRDLVERGYFEDDVMYKWVNHVLPSYNEYLLPYQDTCDQVIFNNTDEPEPIWEITNQISEELKLKLNLV from the coding sequence ATGAATAACAAACCGTATGTCCTAGGAATTGCCGGTAGTAGTGGCTCTGGAAAGACTTTTTTCTTGAATAGTTTTTTAAAACATTTCAAGCCTAGTGAGGTCACCTTAATTTCCCAAGATGATTATTACATCCCTGCCAATACCAAAACTCAGGAGGAAAATAGGCTCTATAACTTCGATATTCCAACATCAATCGACAGACAAGCTTTTTACAAAGATATCAAAGCACTTTTTAACGGTGAAACAATACATAAGGAAGAGTATACCTTTAACAATCCTGCCCTAACACCAAAAATTCTAGAGATTAAACCGGCTCCGATTTTAATTATCGAAGGCTTATTCATTTTCTATTATACAGAAATTAATGATTTAATCAATCATAAGATATTTTTAAGCGCCGATCAGGATATCGCATTGAGACGACGCCTACACCGCGATTTGGTTGAAAGGGGCTACTTTGAAGACGATGTGATGTACAAATGGGTGAACCATGTACTCCCATCTTATAACGAGTATCTATTACCCTATCAAGATACTTGCGATCAGGTCATATTCAATAATACCGATGAGCCAGAACCAATATGGGAGATCACCAATCAAATTTCTGAAGAGCTAAAGTTAAAGCTCAATTTGGTATAA
- the rpoN gene encoding RNA polymerase factor sigma-54 has translation MLKQTLQQKLLQKLSPQQIQFIKLLQVPTVSLDARIKEELEENPALEDGSLTNMTDPIEEYPDKDPDDNFDNEEGFDSDDFSLEDYIQEDDFKDYGNGYEYGDDDDDRKEMPVAIQHSFYEQLQQQLDLLALDDKHFLIGQQIIGSLDDDGYLRRPIINLVDDLAFGQNVMTEENEVLDILKVIQDFEPAGIGARDLQECLLIQLQKKDTQNPTIKLAIKVVANYLEEFTKKHYDKLEKSLGISSEDLKNVVNEILKLNPKPGDSGAVAGKQLHIIPDFHISNNDGILHLTLNGRNAPELRISRDYQHMFEHYEKSDQRDKKMKEAVQFVKQKLDSAKWFIDAIKQRQQTLLKTMNAIMEYQYDYFLTGDDRKLKPMILKDIADKIDMDISTVSRVANSKYVQTEFGTFLLKSFFSEAIQTDSGEEVSNKEVKKILEECISKENKRKPLADEKLTEILKEKGYNIARRTVAKYREALNIPVARLRKEL, from the coding sequence ATGTTAAAACAAACATTACAACAAAAGCTATTACAGAAATTGTCTCCGCAACAGATACAGTTTATAAAATTGTTGCAGGTTCCGACTGTTTCATTAGATGCAAGAATCAAGGAAGAATTAGAGGAAAACCCTGCGTTAGAAGATGGTAGCTTGACTAATATGACCGATCCTATAGAAGAATATCCTGACAAAGATCCCGATGATAATTTTGACAATGAAGAGGGATTCGACTCAGACGACTTTAGCTTGGAAGACTATATCCAGGAGGACGATTTTAAAGATTATGGTAACGGCTATGAGTATGGCGATGATGACGATGATCGGAAAGAAATGCCTGTCGCAATCCAGCATTCGTTTTATGAACAGTTACAACAGCAATTAGACCTGTTGGCTTTAGATGACAAACATTTTCTAATTGGTCAACAAATTATTGGCAGCCTTGATGACGACGGATACTTACGCCGTCCTATTATCAATCTTGTAGACGATCTAGCGTTTGGCCAAAATGTAATGACTGAAGAAAATGAAGTGCTTGATATCTTAAAAGTCATTCAAGATTTTGAGCCTGCCGGAATTGGCGCCCGGGATTTGCAAGAATGCCTTTTGATCCAGCTGCAAAAAAAAGACACTCAAAATCCCACTATTAAACTTGCTATTAAAGTGGTAGCAAACTACCTTGAAGAATTTACCAAAAAGCATTATGATAAATTAGAAAAATCATTGGGCATTTCGTCGGAGGATTTAAAAAATGTAGTGAATGAGATCCTAAAACTTAACCCAAAGCCTGGAGACTCTGGCGCAGTGGCTGGTAAACAGCTTCATATTATCCCCGATTTCCATATTAGTAACAATGATGGTATTCTACATTTGACTTTAAACGGCCGAAACGCACCCGAGCTCCGTATAAGCCGTGATTACCAGCACATGTTCGAGCATTATGAAAAATCGGATCAAAGGGATAAGAAAATGAAAGAAGCTGTACAATTCGTCAAGCAAAAACTTGATTCAGCAAAATGGTTTATTGATGCAATCAAACAACGCCAGCAAACCTTACTCAAAACAATGAACGCCATCATGGAATATCAATATGATTATTTCCTGACCGGTGATGATCGAAAGCTAAAGCCCATGATATTGAAAGATATTGCGGATAAAATTGACATGGATATATCAACAGTATCGCGGGTTGCAAATTCAAAATATGTACAGACAGAATTCGGCACTTTTCTCCTAAAATCATTTTTCTCCGAAGCTATCCAAACAGACTCTGGGGAAGAGGTATCCAATAAGGAAGTTAAAAAAATATTGGAGGAGTGTATTTCAAAAGAAAATAAGAGAAAACCACTAGCTGATGAAAAGCTTACTGAGATCCTGAAAGAAAAAGGCTATAATATTGCGCGACGAACGGTAGCAAAATATCGGGAGGCATTGAATATCCCTGTAGCAAGATTACGAAAAGAGCTCTAA
- a CDS encoding DUF4397 domain-containing protein encodes MKNYRLFNFISIVLATFLLSSCLKDNDDQKIPMALFTMVNGYSDANAVVYYADGGALQNPNYPMEFKSYRPIVGLFTGARKIAVSSEYNGILTDTTITVKDSTIYTSFLFGTKSKPVQIITTDRINKQIKNTESGLRFFNLAEGTDQVTLQIGSETSPSEWTNRAKETQNSANANQGFIAQKSGTFTVTARDKAGKTIATRNEIKLAEGYYYSLILIGKANDENKPLYIGLVAQAAN; translated from the coding sequence ATGAAAAACTATAGATTATTCAATTTTATCTCCATTGTTCTAGCGACATTCTTGCTTTCAAGCTGTCTGAAAGATAATGATGACCAAAAAATTCCTATGGCGCTCTTTACCATGGTTAATGGCTACAGCGACGCTAATGCTGTCGTCTATTATGCGGATGGCGGGGCTTTACAAAACCCAAATTATCCCATGGAATTTAAAAGCTATAGGCCAATCGTTGGACTATTCACCGGAGCTCGAAAAATAGCTGTTTCCTCTGAATACAACGGTATCTTAACAGATACAACAATTACTGTAAAAGACAGTACGATATATACATCCTTTCTATTTGGAACAAAATCAAAACCGGTACAGATAATCACGACAGACAGAATCAACAAGCAAATTAAAAACACCGAATCCGGTTTACGTTTCTTTAATCTTGCTGAGGGAACGGATCAGGTAACCCTTCAGATTGGCAGTGAGACTTCCCCCTCAGAATGGACAAATAGAGCTAAAGAAACACAGAACTCGGCAAACGCGAATCAGGGATTTATTGCGCAAAAAAGTGGAACATTTACTGTTACAGCACGTGACAAAGCAGGAAAAACAATCGCGACCCGGAACGAAATTAAATTGGCTGAAGGCTATTATTATTCTTTAATACTCATCGGTAAGGCAAATGATGAAAACAAACCATTATATATTGGTTTAGTAGCTCAAGCAGCGAATTAA
- the purH gene encoding bifunctional phosphoribosylaminoimidazolecarboxamide formyltransferase/IMP cyclohydrolase, with protein sequence MNHPVKIKNALVSVYYKDGLAPLVELLNKYGVTFYSTGGTETFIKDLGIDVVPVEELTSYPSILGGRVKTLHPKVFGGILARRPLASDQQQLAQYEIPEIDLVIVDLYPFEETVASGASEQDIIEKIDIGGISLIRAAAKNFNDVVIISSKNDYQALEEILANQEGNTSLEQRKEFAKRAFNTSSHYDTAIFNYFNQENPLQVFKQSEQKAQVLRYGENPHQKGVFFGDLDNMFDKLSGKELSYNNLVDVDAAVDLIDEFTEPTFAILKHTNACGVASRPTIKQAWLDALACDPVSAFGGVLITNGQVDASTAEEINKLFFEVLIAPSYSEEAIAILTAKKNRIILVRKEVTLPSQQFKTLLNGVILQDKDKTIENAEQMVTVTKVEPTDEQLQDLYFANKIVKHTKSNTIVFAKNGTLLASGVGQTSRVDALKQAIEKAVSFGFDLKGCAMASDAFFPFPDCVEIASEAGIATVLQPGGSIKDQLSIDMANEKGISMVTTGVRHFKH encoded by the coding sequence ATGAACCATCCTGTAAAGATTAAAAATGCTTTGGTTTCAGTCTATTATAAAGACGGCCTAGCTCCTTTAGTTGAATTATTAAACAAATACGGTGTTACCTTCTACTCCACTGGCGGAACAGAAACATTTATAAAAGATTTAGGTATAGATGTTGTTCCAGTGGAAGAACTCACGAGCTATCCTTCTATTTTAGGTGGTCGTGTAAAAACTTTGCATCCAAAAGTGTTTGGAGGTATTTTGGCTCGCCGCCCCCTTGCGTCTGACCAACAGCAGCTTGCCCAATACGAGATACCTGAGATCGATTTGGTTATTGTGGATTTGTACCCATTTGAAGAAACAGTTGCTTCTGGTGCATCCGAACAAGATATTATCGAAAAAATTGATATAGGTGGAATTTCTCTGATCCGTGCGGCGGCTAAGAACTTTAACGATGTAGTAATTATCTCTTCCAAAAATGATTACCAAGCATTGGAAGAAATACTTGCAAATCAAGAAGGTAACACTTCGCTAGAACAACGTAAAGAATTTGCCAAACGCGCATTCAATACATCGTCGCATTACGATACGGCAATCTTCAACTACTTCAATCAAGAAAACCCACTTCAAGTTTTTAAGCAATCTGAACAAAAAGCCCAAGTCCTGCGCTATGGTGAAAATCCTCACCAAAAAGGCGTTTTCTTTGGCGATTTAGATAACATGTTTGATAAATTAAGCGGCAAAGAGTTATCTTATAACAATCTTGTTGACGTTGATGCTGCGGTCGATTTAATTGATGAGTTTACAGAACCTACATTTGCCATTCTAAAACATACAAATGCGTGTGGAGTTGCCTCCAGACCAACGATCAAACAAGCCTGGTTAGACGCATTGGCTTGTGATCCTGTTTCAGCGTTTGGTGGAGTTTTAATAACAAACGGTCAAGTAGATGCTTCAACAGCTGAAGAAATTAATAAATTATTCTTCGAAGTATTGATCGCACCTTCTTATTCGGAGGAAGCTATCGCAATACTTACCGCGAAAAAGAATAGAATTATTCTTGTTCGTAAAGAGGTTACACTACCTAGTCAACAGTTCAAAACACTGTTGAACGGCGTTATTCTACAAGATAAAGACAAAACAATTGAAAATGCAGAGCAAATGGTTACTGTAACGAAAGTAGAACCTACTGACGAACAACTTCAAGACCTATACTTTGCGAACAAAATCGTTAAACATACCAAGTCAAATACAATCGTGTTTGCCAAAAATGGCACTTTATTAGCTTCTGGAGTAGGTCAAACATCTCGTGTAGACGCATTAAAACAAGCTATTGAGAAAGCGGTTTCTTTTGGTTTTGATCTTAAAGGATGTGCGATGGCATCAGATGCCTTCTTCCCTTTCCCTGATTGTGTTGAAATCGCTTCGGAAGCAGGTATTGCAACCGTATTGCAACCCGGCGGTTCAATCAAGGACCAGTTGTCGATAGATATGGCCAATGAAAAAGGAATTTCAATGGTGACAACGGGAGTTAGACACTTTAAGCACTAA
- a CDS encoding GDP-L-fucose synthase codes for MRILILGCGWLGESFAVYMKHQGHEIWASTTTDEKYHRLKAEGIFSFMLDFDGESFPEEAGIPIQFDFVLNSIPASQKNSTEMLDNRFSNIKQFFSRISWQAHVFLSSTGIYPAKDVVFDESFTNKAELAPKLLMAEEYMLELANTVVYRLGGLFGKNRVFAKYFSERICTTGEQPANFVHIEDVVALLEATTNRTLKHTVYNVVAPLHPKKKDVILASAKKYGYALPLAFEAAETTQKIVSGELLQEELDYQFVLPDPLQF; via the coding sequence ATGAGGATACTCATTTTAGGATGTGGTTGGCTTGGAGAGTCTTTTGCGGTATACATGAAGCATCAAGGCCATGAGATCTGGGCAAGCACAACAACAGATGAAAAATACCATCGGCTAAAAGCTGAGGGTATTTTTTCTTTTATGCTTGATTTTGATGGAGAAAGTTTTCCGGAAGAGGCTGGTATACCCATTCAATTTGACTTCGTGTTAAATAGTATACCAGCAAGTCAGAAAAATAGCACAGAAATGCTTGATAATAGATTTTCTAATATCAAGCAATTTTTTAGCCGGATTAGTTGGCAAGCGCATGTTTTTTTAAGTTCTACTGGAATTTATCCGGCTAAAGATGTGGTGTTTGATGAATCTTTTACGAATAAGGCTGAGCTTGCACCAAAGCTCTTGATGGCTGAAGAGTATATGTTGGAATTGGCCAATACCGTTGTTTATCGTTTAGGAGGCCTATTTGGTAAGAATCGTGTCTTTGCAAAATATTTCTCTGAGCGTATCTGTACCACTGGAGAGCAGCCTGCTAATTTTGTTCATATTGAGGATGTTGTCGCTCTGCTGGAAGCGACCACTAACCGCACACTGAAACATACCGTTTATAATGTTGTTGCTCCCTTACATCCTAAGAAAAAAGATGTCATTCTTGCTTCTGCAAAAAAATATGGTTATGCTTTGCCTCTCGCGTTCGAAGCAGCTGAAACGACTCAGAAAATAGTGAGCGGAGAATTACTGCAAGAAGAGCTGGACTATCAATTTGTTTTACCTGACCCATTGCAGTTTTAG
- a CDS encoding LysM peptidoglycan-binding domain-containing protein: protein MKVLFELKTYKKIAMLSIAVVAIQHVEAKNSISLSTYSIPDSIGNEVINGEEFILFKIEKGDNYYQLSKKYKITVGQLTQINGNGTLNLGQIVKIPTGRKAKPVITNDRSNPAALNLRNPQQQEGFTEYIVGEKETLYAISKRFSISVEDIKKANNLKNNIISGGMKLMIPNQPLPPERPKLVEPKGIEIVSPDSTDDDNKEENQISTNRYGIREKSERGIGVWIDGLSSQGTSNLALHKSAPVGTILKITNPMTKSVTYAKVVGKFNDNAENQNAIVVLSKSAAASIGALDKRFQVEIAYGLPLEN from the coding sequence ATGAAAGTTTTATTCGAATTAAAGACATATAAAAAAATAGCTATGCTATCCATCGCGGTAGTAGCTATTCAACACGTTGAAGCGAAAAATTCAATATCTTTATCTACTTATTCTATTCCCGATTCAATCGGAAATGAGGTGATTAATGGTGAAGAATTTATACTATTCAAAATTGAAAAAGGAGACAATTACTACCAGCTAAGTAAGAAGTATAAAATAACGGTAGGACAATTGACTCAAATAAATGGTAATGGTACGCTAAACCTTGGTCAGATCGTTAAGATTCCGACCGGTCGAAAAGCGAAACCTGTCATTACTAACGACCGTAGCAATCCGGCAGCGCTAAATCTGCGTAATCCGCAGCAGCAAGAGGGTTTTACGGAATACATTGTTGGTGAAAAAGAAACACTTTACGCGATATCCAAAAGGTTTAGTATCTCTGTTGAAGATATCAAAAAAGCGAACAATTTAAAAAATAATATTATTAGTGGTGGAATGAAACTCATGATCCCCAATCAACCGCTCCCACCGGAAAGACCAAAATTAGTAGAGCCTAAAGGAATCGAAATTGTAAGCCCCGACTCCACAGACGATGATAACAAAGAAGAAAATCAAATTTCAACAAACCGTTATGGAATTCGTGAGAAATCAGAACGTGGTATTGGTGTGTGGATTGATGGACTTTCATCTCAGGGCACCAGTAACCTCGCGCTACACAAGTCGGCTCCAGTAGGCACTATTCTAAAAATTACCAATCCGATGACGAAAAGCGTAACATATGCAAAAGTAGTGGGAAAATTTAATGATAATGCCGAGAACCAAAATGCAATTGTCGTGTTGTCAAAATCAGCTGCCGCAAGTATAGGAGCATTAGATAAACGCTTCCAAGTGGAAATTGCGTATGGATTACCGCTAGAAAATTAA
- the agaR gene encoding transcriptional repressor AgaR yields the protein MTNVERHQYILKQLKEVGVVQVIDLCEELGVSSVTIRKDLTLLEDSGLLFRTHGGATQYNPYTTDRTVFEKEKLRSDDKSRIGKKAAELIEENDSIIIASGTTMQSLAKQIVPKGNITVVTSALNVAMELIKYPSVEIMQLGGTLRKTSTSVTGKYAENLLKDFYCSKLFLGVDGIDLEYGVSTSSAQEAQLNRIMIDTAQKVVVLADSSKFGRRSFGRICGFEKIDMLITDDKVNASFIESLEKAGVNVIVV from the coding sequence ATGACAAATGTAGAGAGACATCAATATATCTTAAAACAATTAAAAGAAGTCGGCGTAGTTCAAGTCATTGATCTGTGTGAAGAATTGGGAGTTTCTTCTGTAACTATTCGGAAGGATTTGACTTTGTTGGAAGATAGTGGATTGTTGTTTAGAACGCATGGCGGGGCGACACAATATAATCCGTATACGACTGACCGTACTGTATTCGAAAAAGAGAAACTTCGTTCGGATGATAAAAGCAGGATTGGCAAGAAAGCAGCTGAGCTGATTGAGGAAAACGACTCTATCATTATAGCTTCTGGCACGACGATGCAGTCGCTTGCCAAGCAGATTGTTCCAAAAGGCAATATCACTGTAGTAACTTCGGCATTGAATGTTGCTATGGAGTTAATAAAATATCCTTCCGTTGAAATTATGCAGCTGGGAGGGACGCTTCGCAAGACATCTACTTCGGTAACAGGGAAATATGCTGAAAATTTGTTAAAAGATTTTTATTGTAGCAAATTGTTTTTGGGAGTTGATGGTATCGATTTGGAATATGGTGTGTCAACTTCAAGCGCTCAGGAAGCACAATTAAATCGAATTATGATCGATACTGCTCAAAAAGTGGTGGTGCTTGCAGATTCTTCTAAATTTGGTCGGCGAAGCTTTGGGAGAATTTGTGGTTTTGAAAAAATTGATATGCTAATTACAGATGATAAGGTTAATGCAAGTTTTATAGAATCATTGGAAAAAGCTGGTGTAAACGTGATTGTTGTTTAA